From Fischerella sp. PCC 9605, one genomic window encodes:
- a CDS encoding DUF5674 family protein: protein MVLIIRERATLEQVEQMLQTLRVYIKIAVDIERGILAGGGQQHAECEAELLKDGSRQKDIWGADWVPFTQKMAYESIINIRPSQNNRSMLIQDPAIRERVTQITQHLIGGYEPEFR, encoded by the coding sequence TTGGTACTAATTATTAGGGAACGAGCAACGTTGGAACAAGTTGAGCAAATGCTGCAAACTTTGAGAGTTTATATCAAAATAGCAGTAGATATAGAAAGAGGTATTCTTGCAGGAGGAGGACAACAACACGCCGAGTGCGAAGCAGAATTATTGAAAGATGGCAGCAGGCAGAAAGATATTTGGGGTGCAGACTGGGTACCATTTACACAAAAAATGGCTTACGAGTCAATTATCAATATTCGCCCCAGCCAGAATAATCGCTCAATGTTAATCCAAGACCCGGCAATTCGAGAACGTGTGACACAAATTACTCAACATTTGATAGGTGGTTATGAACCAGAATTTAGATAA